From Proteiniborus sp. DW1, one genomic window encodes:
- a CDS encoding glycosyltransferase, whose translation MSRKMVNSLELVSFIIPIYNNEKFLKEAIESIISINYRNIEIIAIDDGGIDNSANIIKQFQIRDNRIKFFKNEKNIGTARTLKKGIELSRGKYVFLAAADDVSLPDRVEKCLNIFKHNSKIGIIASNAIIIDENGRETGEVFAINNDIHNGNVCIEQFKRNYCLGATMAIVNDKSILLKEEMLEYIDDYEISIEYILNGYNIFLCRDYLVKYRMHNTNQSNNSRVISDKAKSVLKKYQDKVITDNLKSRGYKDREIFVALGVSNLFKDNIKSGHKYLLMAYETDYETCSKKILFEINFYLGVSYYKLGKLNESLERFRLAFKIDKYDPSLLNNLGVLEILLYSNIEASKEIIASALTIYPGYVDARNNLNNILQGKIDILKITERILDVQLYKREKYIV comes from the coding sequence ATGTCTAGAAAGATGGTGAATAGTTTGGAGTTAGTAAGCTTTATAATTCCTATATATAACAATGAAAAATTTTTAAAGGAAGCAATAGAGAGTATTATCAGCATTAATTATAGAAACATTGAGATAATAGCTATTGATGATGGAGGTATTGATAATTCTGCTAATATCATAAAGCAGTTCCAAATTAGAGATAATAGAATAAAATTTTTTAAAAACGAAAAAAATATTGGGACTGCAAGGACTTTAAAAAAAGGAATCGAACTTTCAAGAGGAAAATACGTTTTTTTGGCTGCTGCTGATGATGTTTCTTTACCAGATAGGGTAGAGAAATGTCTAAATATTTTCAAGCATAATAGCAAAATAGGGATAATTGCATCAAACGCTATAATAATAGATGAAAATGGTAGAGAAACTGGAGAAGTATTTGCTATAAATAATGATATTCATAATGGAAATGTATGTATAGAACAATTTAAACGTAACTATTGTTTAGGAGCTACAATGGCTATAGTGAATGATAAAAGTATTCTTTTGAAAGAAGAGATGCTTGAATATATAGATGATTATGAAATATCTATTGAATATATACTAAATGGCTATAATATTTTTTTGTGCAGAGATTATTTAGTGAAATATAGAATGCATAATACTAATCAATCAAATAATAGTAGAGTTATATCAGATAAAGCAAAATCTGTTTTAAAAAAATATCAAGATAAAGTTATTACTGATAATCTCAAGTCAAGAGGATATAAAGATAGAGAAATTTTTGTTGCTTTAGGTGTTTCGAATCTTTTTAAAGACAACATTAAGTCAGGGCATAAATATCTTTTAATGGCTTATGAAACAGACTATGAAACTTGCAGTAAAAAGATATTATTTGAAATTAATTTTTATCTTGGAGTTTCATATTACAAGCTTGGCAAACTAAACGAGAGTTTGGAAAGGTTTCGATTGGCATTTAAAATTGACAAATATGATCCATCGCTATTAAATAATTTAGGAGTATTGGAGATTTTGCTATATAGCAATATAGAAGCTAGTAAAGAAATCATAGCGTCTGCATTAACAATATATCCAGGTTATGTAGATGCAAGAAATAATTTGAATAATATTCTTCAAGGGAAGATAGATATTTTAAAAATAACAGAGAGAATTTTAGATGTCCAATTATATAAGAGAGAAAAATATATTGTTTAG
- a CDS encoding FdtA/QdtA family cupin domain-containing protein, producing MNNLISLKKIGNIESGYLSFFEGNRDIPFDIKRLYFIFNVPQGKKRGMHAHKELKQLLWCSYGEVIIKLDNGKIKKTYLLDSPEKALLVGSGIWREMIWKKEDSILCVAASEYYNEDDYIRDYNEFLKYAKEGYWKDENKL from the coding sequence ATGAATAACTTAATTAGTTTAAAAAAAATAGGAAATATAGAAAGCGGCTATTTATCATTTTTTGAAGGGAATAGAGATATTCCATTTGACATTAAAAGATTATATTTTATATTTAATGTTCCTCAAGGTAAAAAAAGAGGTATGCATGCACACAAAGAATTAAAACAACTATTATGGTGTTCATATGGAGAAGTAATTATTAAGCTTGACAATGGGAAAATAAAAAAAACTTACTTATTAGATTCACCAGAAAAAGCTTTACTAGTAGGAAGCGGTATATGGAGAGAAATGATATGGAAAAAAGAAGATTCGATTTTATGTGTAGCTGCTTCTGAATATTATAATGAAGATGACTATATAAGAGATTATAATGAGTTTTTAAAGTATGCAAAGGAAGGATATTGGAAAGATGAAAATAAACTTTAA
- a CDS encoding DegT/DnrJ/EryC1/StrS family aminotransferase: MQRKDIGKMKINFNQLDRGYLKHKNEYDEAVITTLESGWYILGEQGQKFEKKFAEFIGAKYCVGLNSGLDALTLAFRALNIGTGDEVIVPANTYIASVIGITENGATPVFVEPDEYYNVDVDKIEEKITSKTKAILAVHLYGQAANLKRIKELTEKYNLYMIEDCAQSHGAKFEDRTTGTWGDIGCFSFYPTKNLGAFGDSGAIVTDNEGIYEKIKMLRNYGSKVKYHNEILGVNSRLDEIQAALLLVKLSHYCEIRKERASIAERYITRIKNKNIVLPQIRNRAEHVWHLFIVQTENRDRLQKYLLDNGIVTQIHYPIPPHLSQAYKYLGYKEGDFPITEHLANTIISLPLYEGMTEEEIDYIIETINKY, translated from the coding sequence ATGCAAAGGAAGGATATTGGAAAGATGAAAATAAACTTTAATCAACTAGATAGAGGTTATTTAAAACATAAAAATGAATATGATGAAGCTGTTATTACTACTCTTGAATCTGGGTGGTATATTTTAGGTGAACAAGGGCAGAAGTTTGAAAAGAAGTTTGCTGAATTCATTGGAGCCAAATATTGCGTTGGACTCAATTCAGGACTGGATGCATTAACTCTTGCCTTTAGAGCATTGAATATTGGTACTGGAGATGAAGTAATAGTTCCAGCCAATACATATATAGCATCAGTAATAGGTATAACTGAAAATGGAGCAACTCCTGTTTTTGTTGAACCAGATGAATACTATAATGTTGATGTGGACAAAATTGAAGAAAAAATTACTTCTAAGACCAAAGCTATTCTTGCAGTTCATTTATATGGACAAGCTGCGAATTTAAAGAGAATTAAAGAATTAACAGAAAAATATAACTTATATATGATTGAGGACTGTGCACAAAGTCACGGAGCTAAATTTGAAGATAGAACTACAGGAACATGGGGAGATATTGGTTGCTTTAGTTTCTATCCTACGAAAAATTTAGGGGCATTTGGTGATAGTGGTGCTATAGTAACCGATAATGAGGGAATCTATGAAAAAATAAAGATGCTAAGAAATTATGGAAGCAAAGTTAAATATCATAATGAAATTTTAGGAGTAAATTCAAGATTAGATGAAATTCAAGCAGCTTTATTACTAGTTAAGTTGTCACATTATTGTGAAATTAGAAAAGAGAGGGCCTCAATAGCAGAAAGATATATAACTAGAATAAAAAATAAGAATATTGTTTTGCCTCAAATCAGAAATAGAGCAGAACATGTATGGCATTTATTTATTGTACAGACAGAAAATCGAGATAGACTTCAGAAATACTTACTAGATAACGGTATAGTCACTCAAATACATTATCCTATACCACCTCATTTATCTCAAGCATATAAATATTTAGGATATAAAGAAGGAGACTTTCCTATTACAGAGCATCTAGCTAATACAATCATTAGCTTACCTTTATATGAGGGAATGACAGAGGAAGAAATAGATTATATTATTGAAACGATAAATAAATACTGA
- a CDS encoding CDP-glycerol glycerophosphotransferase family protein, with protein MDMRGIESVLNECERLRELVYPESYILKRLKDSSNVAIWGTGEHTEHLLKVLDIDKINLKCFIDSNQSKWGKEFHNFKIYPPKAITELQIDSVIISSCTYSSEISAQILRNFPNCKYVDLYSELEYNRPFYYVVDDLKPLYEFYTETCLLIKIDLESLKVSIDNDMLRKLDEFIEDIDVDRKGFEKNIKLTSLEYVNTYLRNSDEDCNCETKKKIKVAFFIQNPNTWSSTESVYEAMIEDDRADVKVIQLPFIHRYSTEYNGSRNLLLKKQIAFIPWYLYNIEEDRPDIVIYHSPYDATRPSMYSVESIKKLGIKIIYIPYCQELFGGDIAKWFFNNDIHRDAWKIYVRSEKYKKMFKKNSLYNGENLVVTGHPKFDSMAKLKDFEVNEYKRNLVKNKTVFLWNPHFYANDGVSNSTFNTWKSFILSLFEKRDDLFLIIRPHPLLLGGLIKLNNGDTTEVDNFRKAIKNMKNVILDESDDYRESFVLSDALISDTSSFLLTYMPTCKPILHLIGENTIKLNEDGQDIASVCYKGSTKEDILNYIDMVVDNKDPLYHLRISKLREHLTYFDCNCGYRIKEDMLNSFSESLSEL; from the coding sequence ATGGATATGAGAGGGATTGAAAGTGTTTTAAATGAATGCGAAAGGTTAAGGGAACTTGTGTATCCAGAAAGTTATATATTGAAGAGATTAAAAGATTCAAGCAATGTTGCTATATGGGGGACAGGAGAACATACTGAACATCTCCTAAAAGTTTTAGACATAGATAAAATTAATTTAAAATGTTTTATAGATTCCAATCAAAGTAAGTGGGGAAAAGAGTTTCATAATTTTAAAATATATCCACCAAAAGCAATTACAGAGCTTCAAATAGATTCAGTAATTATTTCTTCATGCACATATAGTTCTGAAATCAGTGCTCAGATTTTAAGAAATTTTCCTAACTGTAAGTATGTAGATTTATATAGTGAATTAGAGTACAATAGACCGTTTTATTATGTTGTAGATGACCTAAAACCGCTATATGAATTTTACACAGAAACATGTTTGTTGATAAAGATCGATTTGGAAAGTTTAAAAGTATCTATAGATAATGATATGTTAAGGAAATTAGATGAATTTATTGAGGATATAGATGTAGATAGAAAGGGCTTTGAAAAAAATATCAAACTAACTAGCTTAGAATATGTAAATACATATTTAAGAAATTCTGATGAGGATTGTAATTGTGAAACTAAAAAGAAAATTAAAGTTGCATTTTTTATACAAAACCCTAACACATGGAGTTCTACAGAGTCTGTATATGAAGCGATGATAGAAGATGATAGAGCTGATGTAAAGGTTATACAATTACCTTTTATTCATAGATACAGCACTGAGTATAATGGATCGAGAAATCTTTTGCTAAAAAAACAGATAGCATTTATTCCATGGTATTTATATAACATTGAAGAAGATAGGCCTGATATTGTAATATACCATAGTCCATATGACGCGACTAGACCAAGTATGTATAGTGTTGAAAGCATAAAAAAACTAGGGATAAAAATCATTTATATACCTTATTGTCAGGAGTTATTTGGTGGAGACATAGCAAAATGGTTTTTTAACAATGATATTCATAGAGATGCATGGAAAATATATGTAAGATCTGAAAAATATAAGAAGATGTTCAAAAAAAATAGTCTATACAATGGTGAAAATTTAGTGGTGACTGGACATCCTAAATTTGACAGCATGGCAAAATTAAAAGATTTTGAAGTCAATGAGTATAAAAGGAATTTAGTCAAAAATAAGACCGTCTTTTTATGGAATCCTCATTTTTATGCAAATGATGGCGTTTCAAACTCTACCTTTAATACATGGAAAAGTTTTATTTTATCACTTTTCGAAAAAAGAGATGATTTGTTTTTAATAATAAGACCTCATCCTCTTTTACTTGGAGGATTAATAAAACTAAATAATGGAGATACAACTGAAGTTGATAATTTTAGGAAGGCTATTAAAAATATGAAAAATGTTATTTTGGACGAAAGTGATGATTACAGGGAATCCTTTGTATTATCGGATGCTTTAATTTCTGATACATCATCATTTTTATTGACATATATGCCTACTTGTAAACCAATACTGCATTTAATTGGAGAAAATACTATTAAATTAAATGAGGATGGACAGGATATCGCAAGCGTTTGCTATAAAGGCAGTACAAAAGAAGATATTTTAAATTATATAGATATGGTTGTGGATAATAAAGATCCGCTATACCATCTGAGAATATCAAAGCTTAGGGAGCATCTAACATACTTTGATTGCAATTGTGGATATAGAATAAAGGAAGATATGTTAAACTCCTTTTCTGAATCTTTATCTGAGCTTTAA
- a CDS encoding phosphocholine cytidylyltransferase family protein, whose amino-acid sequence MKVLILAAGEGSRLRPYTLDKPKCMVLFREKPIIKYTLSVLEKSNITDISIVTGYKNDVLSNYLKENYNHIDIKLIHNPLFSITNMVYTMFCAQSFFDSSSDLIISYSDIIYNEKVLNKLINSSEGISVVIDKDWEKLWRKRMDNPLDDAETMKLDDEGYIKELGKKPNSYADIEGQYIGLIKISKTMIKEIINFYNSLDRDKIYDGKNFDNMYMTTFLQLLIDEGFKVKPVVINGGWIEVDSVDDLKNLQDYEI is encoded by the coding sequence ATGAAAGTGCTCATTTTAGCTGCTGGGGAAGGTAGTCGCTTAAGACCTTATACACTAGATAAGCCAAAGTGTATGGTTTTGTTTAGAGAGAAACCTATAATCAAATATACACTAAGCGTTCTAGAGAAAAGCAATATTACAGATATTAGCATAGTTACTGGTTATAAAAATGATGTACTTAGTAATTATCTTAAAGAAAATTATAATCACATAGATATAAAATTGATCCATAATCCTTTGTTTAGTATTACAAATATGGTATATACAATGTTTTGTGCACAGAGCTTTTTTGATTCTAGCAGCGATTTGATTATATCTTATTCAGATATTATATATAACGAAAAAGTATTAAATAAACTGATAAATTCTAGTGAAGGCATCTCTGTAGTTATAGATAAAGACTGGGAAAAGCTCTGGAGAAAAAGAATGGACAACCCATTAGATGATGCTGAAACTATGAAACTAGATGATGAAGGTTATATAAAAGAATTAGGTAAAAAACCTAACAGTTATGCTGATATAGAAGGACAATATATTGGACTAATAAAAATTTCAAAAACTATGATTAAAGAAATTATCAATTTCTATAATAGCTTGGATAGGGATAAAATTTATGATGGAAAAAACTTTGATAATATGTATATGACCACCTTTCTACAATTATTAATTGATGAAGGATTTAAGGTAAAGCCTGTTGTGATTAATGGGGGCTGGATAGAAGTTGATAGCGTTGATGATTTAAAAAACTTACAAGATTATGAAATATAA
- a CDS encoding adenylyl-sulfate kinase, whose amino-acid sequence MVIWIIGMSGSGKTTLGNEMYKILKSMNKDWVILDGDMVRASLGEDLGHSIEDRRKNAYRISNLCKLLDAQGINVIACVLSIFHDNQKYNREIFSCYKEIFLDVKFEKLIERDNKGLYQNALNGNIKNFVGVDIEFIKPYAPDIVIDNNEDNLDFSDLAFKIINELGIENDYLYEYASKDRLKYPEKYQYTKFIGTPFLESYMTSRDKSIKILEKAVVRIVNNDLDIKTKENDISDFLLSDIRNVIPHIEKEIEFSPEKIYRNGGEITTKHYLLNILKTMSNGNLTEDMVYNIQKLLNRFEVTKRIYAEYNKNFKRSSLIYDEMINYLLFLNILLLLLSRESSKSRKYILFNTILKLNDLVTSSLSRVFSKSEIILAYCGLVKEKEIFESLWEEQLC is encoded by the coding sequence ATGGTTATATGGATTATTGGAATGTCTGGAAGTGGGAAAACAACTTTAGGTAATGAAATGTACAAGATTTTAAAAAGCATGAATAAGGATTGGGTAATTTTGGATGGAGATATGGTTAGAGCATCACTAGGAGAAGACTTAGGGCATTCTATTGAAGACAGGAGAAAAAACGCATATAGGATTAGTAACTTATGTAAGTTACTAGATGCACAAGGTATAAACGTAATAGCTTGTGTTTTATCAATTTTCCATGATAATCAAAAGTACAATCGTGAAATATTTAGCTGCTATAAAGAAATCTTTTTAGATGTCAAATTTGAAAAACTAATTGAAAGAGACAATAAGGGATTATATCAAAATGCTCTTAATGGCAATATTAAGAATTTTGTAGGAGTAGATATAGAATTTATTAAGCCCTATGCACCTGATATAGTAATAGATAATAATGAAGATAATTTAGACTTCAGTGATTTAGCTTTTAAAATCATAAATGAGTTAGGAATAGAAAATGATTATCTATATGAATATGCATCTAAAGACAGATTAAAGTATCCTGAAAAATATCAATACACAAAATTCATAGGGACTCCTTTTTTAGAAAGCTATATGACTTCAAGAGATAAGAGTATAAAAATATTGGAAAAAGCAGTAGTCAGGATAGTCAATAACGATTTAGATATAAAAACTAAAGAGAATGATATTAGTGATTTTTTATTGAGTGATATTAGAAATGTTATTCCTCATATAGAAAAAGAAATAGAGTTTTCACCTGAGAAAATATATCGAAATGGGGGAGAAATAACAACTAAGCATTATTTGCTTAATATATTGAAGACAATGAGTAATGGGAATCTGACAGAAGACATGGTTTACAACATACAAAAATTATTGAATAGATTTGAAGTAACTAAGAGAATTTACGCAGAATACAACAAGAATTTTAAGAGAAGTAGTTTGATTTATGATGAAATGATAAATTATTTATTATTCTTAAATATATTGCTTTTACTTTTAAGCAGAGAAAGTTCCAAGTCAAGAAAATATATATTATTTAACACAATATTGAAACTAAATGATTTAGTTACATCCTCTTTGTCAAGAGTTTTTTCAAAAAGTGAAATTATATTAGCTTATTGTGGATTAGTAAAGGAGAAAGAAATATTTGAATCTTTATGGGAGGAGCAACTATGTTAG
- a CDS encoding formyltransferase family protein, with translation MLDFSILLVNTNRSKAYLQNLIKRGFLPKSAIVLQDNNYVLPEQKGIDSIYKDTKQTLERKVKSIDISFDEKEHVITTLKNNNIEYCIANTLDVNSEEVINYVRECPSNYIIYSGPGGAILKKEILEQDKKFIHVHPGWLPDFKGSTTIYYSMLIENSIACSVILLDENIDSGPILYRKRFEVPKDIQIDFDVVLDPIVRASTLIDFMQNQTDEMMLREESFNNEGNVFYIVHPVLKHMAILSQRAKEKKGNIKYGKGKEL, from the coding sequence ATGTTAGATTTTTCTATATTATTAGTAAATACAAACAGATCGAAGGCTTATTTACAAAACTTGATAAAAAGAGGTTTTTTACCTAAGAGTGCGATTGTTTTACAGGATAATAATTATGTGTTGCCAGAGCAAAAAGGCATTGATAGCATATATAAAGATACAAAGCAAACTTTAGAAAGGAAAGTAAAATCGATAGATATTAGTTTCGATGAAAAGGAACATGTAATTACGACTTTAAAAAACAACAATATAGAGTATTGTATTGCAAATACACTAGATGTTAATTCCGAAGAAGTTATTAATTATGTCAGAGAATGTCCTTCTAACTATATTATTTATTCTGGACCAGGTGGAGCAATTCTAAAAAAAGAGATTCTAGAGCAGGATAAAAAGTTCATTCATGTTCATCCTGGTTGGCTGCCAGATTTTAAAGGTAGCACTACAATATACTATAGCATGTTAATTGAAAATAGTATTGCTTGTTCAGTTATTTTACTAGATGAAAATATAGATTCAGGACCTATTTTATATAGAAAAAGATTTGAAGTGCCTAAAGACATTCAAATAGATTTTGATGTGGTTTTAGATCCTATAGTAAGGGCTTCAACTTTGATAGATTTTATGCAGAATCAAACAGATGAAATGATGCTGAGAGAAGAAAGTTTTAATAATGAAGGGAATGTTTTTTATATAGTTCATCCTGTTTTAAAACATATGGCAATTCTAAGTCAAAGAGCTAAAGAAAAAAAGGGGAATATAAAGTATGGAAAAGGAAAAGAGTTATAA
- a CDS encoding PEP/pyruvate-binding domain-containing protein encodes MEKEKSYNFKTKAHTLKFLYNEIKSARVLPLLIIQYEEFYKDKNAVIRKIDDYVDERFLVIRSSCKEEDTLETSNAGKYESILNVDKNNGTELINAIEKVFHSYNKAEGEVLVQPMLKNIAKAGVVFTCDIDTLAPYYIINFDESGKSDTITGGKGNSYKTYIFMKESQLKADEEFLDKIIKCCREIENIFGNPHLDIEFGLDKNGDLYIFQVRPIVTNNKNNLSHLDIKDSLRKIHKKIDKLMSPHPNLLGDKTVFGVMPDWNPAEIIGLRPKKLSISLYKELITDCIWAYQRDNYGYRNLRNHPLMVSFLGIPYIDVRVTFNSFIPKGLHEDIAKKLVNFYIDKLINTPTYHDKVEFQIVYSCYYLNLPEKLKELRHYGFTENEIKRIEFSLLDMTNKIIDPVNGLYKLDIEKNRILQQKYDEILNSNLSIVDKIYWLLEDCKTYGTLTFAGIARAAFIAMQFLNSFVELNIMTKKEYESFMSSLSTINKQLNTDFKNVLDGMLNNEDFVNKYGHIRPGTYDILSPRYDENFAYYFSDKCNQEESENEFCFTEDKLKAIDKVLREHGITINSEKLVVFIKEAIEGREYAKYVFTKSLSKVLQLIEEFGARYGIKRSDLAYLDIQRVRELYSTLDHRNVRDIFLEDIEKNKEFYQYTQAIKLPSLITKAEDVYKYYLLEEEPNFITLKNICAEIIREEDIHSAELEGKIIFIQAADPGFDFLFSKNIGGLITQFGGANSHMAIRCAELGIPAVIGVGEKYFTQWIKSKILEIDCLSKQVRCIE; translated from the coding sequence ATGGAAAAGGAAAAGAGTTATAACTTTAAAACGAAGGCTCACACACTAAAATTTTTATATAATGAAATTAAAAGTGCTAGAGTCTTACCCTTACTAATTATTCAATATGAGGAATTTTATAAAGATAAAAATGCTGTAATCAGGAAAATAGATGATTATGTTGATGAAAGATTCCTTGTAATACGGTCTTCATGTAAAGAAGAAGACACATTAGAAACATCTAATGCTGGGAAATACGAAAGTATTTTAAATGTTGATAAAAATAATGGTACTGAACTCATAAATGCTATAGAAAAAGTTTTTCATTCTTATAATAAGGCAGAAGGAGAAGTTTTAGTACAGCCAATGTTGAAGAATATTGCTAAAGCAGGAGTAGTATTTACTTGCGATATTGATACTTTAGCACCGTATTATATCATTAACTTTGATGAATCAGGGAAAAGTGATACTATTACAGGAGGAAAGGGAAACTCATATAAAACCTATATTTTCATGAAAGAAAGTCAATTGAAAGCTGATGAAGAGTTTCTAGACAAAATCATCAAATGTTGTAGAGAAATAGAGAATATATTTGGCAATCCTCACTTAGATATAGAATTTGGATTAGATAAAAATGGTGATCTATATATTTTTCAAGTGCGACCTATTGTAACAAACAATAAAAATAACTTATCACATTTAGATATAAAAGATTCTTTAAGGAAAATTCACAAAAAAATTGACAAGCTAATGTCACCTCATCCAAACTTGTTAGGAGATAAAACAGTTTTTGGGGTGATGCCTGATTGGAATCCAGCAGAGATTATTGGATTAAGACCAAAGAAACTATCCATATCACTATATAAAGAATTGATTACAGATTGTATTTGGGCATATCAACGAGATAATTATGGATATAGAAACTTGAGAAATCATCCATTAATGGTTTCGTTCTTAGGTATTCCATATATAGATGTGAGAGTTACTTTTAATTCTTTTATCCCTAAAGGACTTCACGAAGATATTGCCAAAAAGCTTGTTAATTTTTACATAGACAAGTTAATAAATACACCTACTTACCATGATAAGGTAGAGTTTCAAATTGTTTATTCATGCTATTATTTAAATTTACCAGAAAAATTGAAGGAATTAAGGCATTATGGATTTACAGAAAATGAAATAAAACGTATAGAATTTTCACTATTGGATATGACTAACAAAATTATTGACCCTGTAAATGGTTTATATAAATTAGACATTGAAAAGAATAGAATATTGCAGCAGAAATACGATGAAATATTAAATAGTAATCTTTCAATTGTAGATAAAATTTACTGGTTGTTGGAAGACTGCAAAACATACGGAACCCTTACATTTGCTGGGATAGCGAGAGCTGCATTTATAGCTATGCAATTTTTGAATTCTTTTGTAGAACTCAATATTATGACAAAAAAGGAATATGAATCTTTTATGAGTTCATTAAGTACTATAAACAAGCAGCTAAATACAGATTTTAAGAATGTATTAGATGGTATGTTAAATAATGAAGACTTTGTGAATAAATATGGTCATATTAGACCTGGTACTTATGATATTTTATCACCTAGATATGATGAGAATTTTGCGTATTATTTTTCAGACAAATGTAATCAGGAAGAGAGTGAAAACGAATTTTGCTTTACAGAGGATAAACTAAAAGCAATAGATAAAGTGCTAAGAGAGCATGGAATAACTATCAACTCGGAAAAATTAGTTGTTTTTATTAAAGAGGCTATTGAAGGTAGGGAATATGCGAAGTATGTTTTCACTAAATCACTAAGTAAAGTGCTGCAACTAATAGAGGAATTCGGTGCTAGATATGGTATCAAAAGAAGTGATTTAGCATACCTAGATATCCAGAGGGTGAGAGAACTATACTCAACATTAGACCATAGAAATGTTAGAGATATTTTCTTAGAAGATATAGAAAAAAATAAAGAGTTTTATCAATATACACAAGCAATTAAACTTCCGAGCCTTATAACTAAAGCAGAAGATGTATATAAGTATTATCTTTTGGAAGAAGAACCTAACTTTATAACATTAAAGAATATATGCGCTGAGATTATAAGAGAGGAAGATATACATTCTGCTGAATTAGAAGGGAAAATTATTTTTATTCAAGCTGCTGATCCAGGATTTGATTTTCTTTTTAGCAAGAATATTGGGGGCTTGATTACTCAGTTTGGCGGTGCTAATTCACATATGGCTATAAGATGTGCTGAGCTAGGAATTCCGGCTGTTATAGGTGTAGGAGAAAAGTATTTCACTCAATGGATAAAAAGCAAAATTTTAGAAATAGATTGCTTAAGTAAGCAGGTAAGGTGTATTGAATGA
- a CDS encoding gamma-glutamyl-gamma-aminobutyrate hydrolase family protein (Members of this family of hydrolases with an active site Cys residue belong to MEROPS family C26.) — protein MKKIAITQRIVENSNYFEIRDCLDVQWASLLRKAGVLPIILPSQYDFNIYFNELEIDGIIFSGGNDLSIYSGSKIDKERDKLEERIIKYAIEKSMPVLGICRGMQFMGHYFGMRLKKVNNHVGQRHEIIINKRSKYYYDLKGINQVNSYHNYGFEEITDEFIASAVSKDGIIEAMEHKYYKIFLQMWHPERQRPFCDNYIGFIKKYFGIV, from the coding sequence ATGAAAAAAATAGCAATAACACAGAGAATTGTTGAAAATAGCAATTACTTTGAGATTAGAGATTGTTTAGATGTACAATGGGCTTCACTTTTAAGAAAAGCAGGTGTTTTACCAATTATTCTGCCGAGCCAGTATGATTTTAATATTTATTTTAATGAGTTAGAAATTGATGGGATAATATTTAGCGGCGGAAATGATTTAAGCATTTATTCGGGAAGCAAGATTGATAAAGAAAGAGATAAGTTAGAAGAGAGGATAATTAAATATGCAATTGAAAAAAGCATGCCGGTTTTGGGTATATGTAGAGGCATGCAGTTTATGGGGCATTATTTTGGAATGAGACTGAAAAAAGTAAATAATCATGTAGGACAAAGACATGAAATAATAATAAATAAAAGATCAAAATACTATTATGATTTAAAAGGAATAAATCAAGTAAACTCTTATCATAATTACGGATTTGAAGAAATAACAGATGAATTTATTGCTTCAGCAGTAAGCAAGGATGGAATAATTGAAGCTATGGAACATAAATATTATAAAATATTTTTACAAATGTGGCATCCAGAGAGACAGAGACCTTTTTGTGATAATTATATAGGATTTATTAAGAAGTATTTTGGTATTGTGTAG